In Actinoplanes sp. NBC_00393, a single genomic region encodes these proteins:
- a CDS encoding ATP-binding protein, whose protein sequence is MDRFVPRPGWNDPDQPATAVMDSVSGTIDMTVRGSWGRDVWIPAYRMLTKCLAEHPAGLLLDLRGLDDPAADSAPLWLTGALHGAHLQPPVTVVACLDAATTLAAKLDRLGARRRMPVFATAPAARSALADRRPLTDQARLRLSPVSTAAAAARRVVSSACTEWGMPAVADRARLVISELVGNAVEHAGTAIDVVVSHRGPAHRTGTHQWSYLHLAVYDRDPRTPVLLAPVYTAPGIPADVRGQGLRIVDAAAQAWGALPTGTGKVVWAMLRDQPA, encoded by the coding sequence TTGGACAGGTTCGTGCCGCGCCCGGGATGGAACGACCCGGATCAACCGGCCACCGCAGTCATGGACAGCGTTTCGGGAACCATCGATATGACGGTTCGCGGCAGCTGGGGCCGCGACGTCTGGATACCGGCCTACCGGATGCTGACCAAGTGCCTGGCGGAGCACCCGGCGGGGTTACTGCTGGATCTGCGCGGTCTGGACGATCCGGCGGCGGACAGTGCCCCGCTGTGGTTGACCGGTGCGTTGCACGGCGCCCACCTGCAGCCGCCGGTCACCGTGGTGGCCTGCCTGGATGCGGCGACGACGCTGGCCGCCAAGCTGGATCGGCTGGGAGCACGCCGCCGGATGCCGGTGTTCGCCACGGCGCCCGCGGCCCGATCGGCGCTGGCCGACCGCCGGCCGCTGACCGATCAGGCGCGCCTGCGGCTGTCGCCGGTGTCGACTGCCGCGGCGGCCGCCCGGCGGGTGGTCTCCTCCGCTTGCACCGAGTGGGGCATGCCGGCGGTTGCCGACCGGGCCCGGCTGGTCATCTCCGAGCTGGTGGGCAACGCCGTCGAACATGCCGGCACGGCGATCGACGTGGTCGTCTCCCATCGCGGACCGGCCCACCGGACCGGCACCCACCAGTGGTCCTACCTGCATCTGGCGGTCTACGACCGGGATCCGCGGACCCCGGTGCTGCTCGCGCCCGTGTACACCGCGCCGGGAATACCGGCCGATGTGCGCGGGCAGGGTCTGCGCATCGTCGATGCGGCGGCTCAGGCGTGGGGCGCCCTGCCGACCGGAACCGGGAAAGTGGTGTGGGCGATGCTGCGCGATCAACCGGCATAG
- a CDS encoding threonine/serine ThrE exporter family protein yields MTAGPVTEDDLLGLLGPLTEWLLSSSFEGTMRCEAIVRDVAAHYGHDVEVTFLADAAILTVAGRTLSFSREPGVPPLHQVSRFKRLVAEIHRGGLSLPVATRRLAQIRAMPARWSKPWQVLGLVCFTVGFGISVQATWQQVLVSAVTGLLVGLLVVAGAGRRRLMLISPFLASLLVTVVVLLLAEQGWIDGGPIQLIVPALFYFIPGDAITAAALELADNRITAGATRLVYSFVVLLVLAFGALAATVLLQVPQSRLFDVTVPGNLGPVLVWGGWVLFALGVMLTFSMAPRDFGWALGLILLTAAVTELVTRAVGDPAGTFTGAFVMTAAALLLGRRPGLPPPYVLYLGAFYVLTPGSHGLRGLESWIGGHEIQGVAGVADMLGLLTAIAVGMLVAAAAVGPRLTRQG; encoded by the coding sequence ATGACAGCCGGACCGGTCACCGAGGATGATCTTCTGGGACTGCTGGGCCCGCTGACCGAGTGGCTGCTGAGCTCCAGCTTCGAGGGCACGATGCGCTGCGAGGCGATCGTGCGCGACGTCGCCGCGCACTACGGCCACGACGTCGAGGTGACGTTTCTGGCCGACGCCGCGATCCTGACGGTGGCCGGGCGTACCTTGTCGTTCTCCCGGGAACCGGGGGTGCCGCCGCTGCATCAGGTGTCGCGGTTCAAGCGGCTGGTCGCCGAGATTCACCGGGGTGGGTTGTCACTTCCGGTCGCGACCCGGCGGCTGGCGCAGATCCGGGCGATGCCGGCGCGCTGGTCGAAACCGTGGCAGGTGCTCGGTCTGGTCTGCTTCACCGTCGGGTTCGGTATCTCGGTGCAGGCGACCTGGCAGCAGGTGCTGGTGTCGGCGGTGACCGGGCTGCTGGTGGGTTTGCTGGTGGTCGCCGGCGCCGGGCGCCGCCGGCTGATGCTGATCTCGCCGTTCCTGGCGTCGCTGCTGGTCACGGTGGTGGTGCTGCTGCTCGCCGAGCAGGGGTGGATCGACGGTGGGCCGATCCAGTTGATCGTGCCGGCGCTGTTCTACTTCATCCCGGGTGACGCCATCACCGCGGCGGCGCTGGAGCTGGCCGACAACCGGATCACCGCGGGCGCGACCCGGCTGGTCTACAGCTTCGTGGTGCTGCTGGTCCTGGCGTTCGGCGCGCTGGCCGCGACGGTGCTGCTGCAGGTGCCGCAGAGCCGGCTGTTCGACGTCACCGTGCCGGGCAATCTCGGTCCGGTGCTGGTGTGGGGCGGCTGGGTGCTGTTTGCGCTCGGGGTGATGCTCACTTTTTCGATGGCGCCGCGCGACTTCGGTTGGGCGCTCGGGCTGATCCTGCTGACCGCGGCGGTCACCGAGTTGGTCACCCGCGCGGTCGGTGATCCGGCCGGCACGTTCACCGGCGCGTTCGTGATGACGGCGGCGGCGCTGCTGCTCGGCCGCCGGCCCGGGCTGCCCCCGCCGTACGTGCTCTATTTGGGCGCCTTCTACGTGCTCACGCCGGGCTCGCACGGGCTGCGCGGGCTGGAGAGCTGGATCGGCGGGCACGAGATCCAGGGGGTCGCGGGGGTCGCCGACATGCTCGGCCTGCTGACTGCGATCGCCGTCGGGATGCTGGTCGCGGCCGCGGCGGTCGGGCCGAGACTAACCCGCCAGGGATGA
- a CDS encoding MFS transporter, whose translation MTDTRESKAAGLGVLLAACVSALVVNANTSAVTILLPAISEDLGTSLDVLQWAVTGYMLVGAAVIVTSGALGDVFGRRKVFLIGLILFVASCALIALAGNGGGVIAGRMIQGAAGSTILACGMSLLSVDASGAGQMKAITLWGAASAVGAAAGPLIGGVLVDLTGWQGLFWIDAIIAAACIPLTLMTVKESRDPNRSRSIDVLGTILVAVALVPLVLALSMSGDWGWFSLPTIACLVIAALGAWGFVVAERRATAPLVDLRLLRNRVLVGATIAILLVAGAINALMYLLSLYFQDPATFGMTPLEAGLATLPAAAAMIAVTPLITPLAQRIGSRYAVAIGFGLAVAGSLALVFVTASWTYAAFVLPLIAIAVGLGFANGPASSASTAAVDADEVGQASGISNMARYVGGSLAVAAAATVSTGVTVSAEDAGDSAADALAAGFAGASVFLTVLSALGIALVLLMGRHRGDKVEAVHRSAAAAATTHTIPTRPTPVPASADR comes from the coding sequence ATGACGGACACCCGCGAGTCGAAAGCCGCCGGACTGGGCGTACTCCTGGCCGCCTGCGTGTCCGCGCTGGTGGTCAACGCCAACACCTCGGCCGTGACCATCCTGCTCCCCGCGATCAGCGAAGACCTCGGCACCTCACTGGACGTCCTGCAATGGGCCGTCACCGGCTACATGCTGGTCGGCGCCGCGGTGATCGTCACCTCCGGCGCGCTCGGCGACGTCTTCGGCCGCCGTAAGGTCTTCCTCATCGGCCTGATCCTGTTCGTCGCCTCCTGCGCCCTGATCGCGCTGGCCGGCAACGGCGGCGGCGTCATCGCCGGCCGGATGATCCAGGGCGCGGCCGGGTCGACGATCCTGGCCTGCGGCATGAGCCTGCTCTCGGTCGACGCGTCCGGCGCCGGGCAGATGAAGGCGATCACCCTGTGGGGCGCCGCCTCCGCGGTCGGCGCCGCGGCCGGACCGCTGATCGGCGGCGTGCTGGTCGACCTCACCGGCTGGCAGGGCCTGTTCTGGATCGACGCGATCATCGCGGCCGCCTGCATCCCGCTGACCCTGATGACCGTCAAGGAGTCCCGCGACCCGAACCGGTCCCGCTCGATCGACGTGCTCGGCACCATCCTGGTCGCGGTCGCCCTGGTGCCGCTGGTTCTGGCGCTGAGCATGAGCGGCGACTGGGGCTGGTTCTCGCTGCCGACCATCGCCTGCCTGGTGATCGCGGCGTTGGGCGCCTGGGGCTTCGTCGTCGCCGAACGCCGCGCCACCGCACCTCTGGTAGACCTGCGCCTGCTGCGCAACCGGGTCCTGGTCGGCGCCACCATCGCCATCCTGCTGGTGGCCGGCGCCATCAACGCGCTGATGTACCTGCTCAGCCTCTACTTCCAGGACCCGGCCACGTTCGGCATGACCCCGCTCGAGGCCGGCCTGGCCACCCTGCCCGCGGCTGCCGCGATGATCGCCGTCACCCCGCTGATCACCCCGCTCGCTCAGCGCATCGGCAGCCGCTACGCCGTCGCCATCGGGTTCGGGCTGGCCGTCGCCGGTTCGCTCGCCCTGGTCTTCGTGACCGCCTCCTGGACGTACGCCGCGTTCGTGCTGCCGCTGATCGCGATCGCTGTCGGCCTCGGCTTCGCCAACGGGCCGGCCTCCTCCGCGTCGACCGCCGCCGTCGACGCCGACGAGGTCGGGCAGGCCTCCGGCATCTCCAACATGGCCCGCTACGTCGGCGGCTCGCTCGCGGTGGCCGCCGCCGCCACCGTCTCCACCGGCGTCACCGTGTCCGCCGAGGACGCCGGCGACTCGGCCGCGGACGCCCTCGCGGCCGGGTTCGCCGGCGCTTCGGTCTTCCTGACCGTCCTGTCCGCCCTCGGCATCGCCCTGGTCCTGCTGATGGGCCGCCACCGCGGCGACAAGGTCGAGGCCGTGCACCGCTCAGCGGCGGCCGCGGCCACGACCCACACCATCCCGACCCGGCCCACCCCGGTGCCCGCATCCGCCGACCGCTGA